The Candidatus Poribacteria bacterium nucleotide sequence GGAACGGCTTCCGACCGGGGCATGTCGTCCTTGCGGGCGGCGAAGAAGATCATCTTCGAGATAGACAGTTCTGCCGCGAGGTCGAGCGCCTTCGGGAGCCCGTCGCGAAATTGGCGATCCGTTTCCGGGCTGTCCAGTGGAGCCTTGAAGAAGCCTGGCGACATCGCGGTCAGCGTCACGTCCGACCGCGCGGCGAGGCTCCGCAGACGACCGTGATCTGCGCTGCTGATCTCCGGCAGACGACCTGAAGCGACCGAACGCAGCTCGAAGTGCGCGATGCCCCACTCCATGCCGAGCTCGACGGCAGTGATCGGATCGGAACTGATCTCGTCCGTGACGACCGCTAGAATCATGCGCGTCCCCCTCTCCGAACGGGCGACCGGATGACCCGCACCCTCATCGTTTTCGCCAGGGAACCCGATCCCGCGACCTGCAAGACGCGGCTCGCCGGGCTCCTGACCCCCGACGAGCGTGTCGGGTTCTACACGGCGATGCTCCGCGACCTCGCCGAGACGGTACGGGCTATTCTCTGTGACCGTCGCGTTCTCTGCCACGCATCTGACGGACCCGCCGTCACCCTACATGAGCTCTTTCCCGACGTCCAGAGCCAACGACAGGCAAACGGCGACATGGGAGACCGAATGCTCGCCGCCTTCCGCGATGCCCTGCCCACCGGTTCCCAGGATCGCGCCGTCCTCATCGGTTCCGATGCCCCTCTGTTGACGTCGTCGGACATCGGCGATGCGTTCGACTTGCTGGAGAGGCGACAGCTCGTCCTGGCTCCCAGCTCAGACGGCGGATACAGCCTCTTGGGAGCGCACGCCGACGCGTTACCGATCCTTCCAGCGATCCTGTATGGCGCTCCGTGGAGCACCGATGGCATCCTTCGTTGGACGCTCGACCGTCTATCTGCGCTATCCATCGAACCTGACCCATCAATGGTCGGTTTGTT carries:
- a CDS encoding glycosyltransferase, which encodes MTRTLIVFAREPDPATCKTRLAGLLTPDERVGFYTAMLRDLAETVRAILCDRRVLCHASDGPAVTLHELFPDVQSQRQANGDMGDRMLAAFRDALPTGSQDRAVLIGSDAPLLTSSDIGDAFDLLERRQLVLAPSSDGGYSLLGAHADALPILPAILYGAPWSTDGILRWTLDRLSALSIEPDPSMVGLLETRDDVDTPDDLIRLGAELEARMRRGAPTAPHTTNWLRHTLPPMPKRQIVYPRSR